Within the Candidatus Neomarinimicrobiota bacterium genome, the region ACACAGCAATATCATGCCATCGTCCAATAAGGTCAGTTAGCAGTGTAGTATCTCTTTGAATCTTTTCTATCTCAGCGGAGGGATTTAGATCATGCATGAGCCTCAGGGTCGCCCGGACGTTCTGGAGATGAATTCGTATCTTATGCACCTTCTGATTGTCATTCAGCATATTAATTAGAGATGCCACCTTGTCCAGTTTACCCGTGAGGTAAGCCACTGTCAGCTCAGCCACTTTCTGGTTCGGCAGAGCATTCATCTTTTCTAACAGGGGTACATTAAGTATCTCAAGGGCTGAAAAATCAAACTCCTCCATCTCCGCCAGCAAGTCAGCGGTGGCCGAACCTTTGCTGTTGTCAAGAAAATTACGGTAGTGTGGAATTGTATCAGATCCGACTTCATGCAGGAGAGCTTCGTTCATATGGATCTCCCGCAGAACCCCGGCTATTTGAAAGAGTGGTGAGAACAGTTGGAAATGAGGCTTTTTGTTGAACACTTCATCACTGACAATTTGGGTTAAGGAGAGCACTGTCCTGATCCTTTTGATAAAAACCCGGAGTTGGTGGATATCCTCCATTCCCTTCCGGTCCACAGTATGATTGAAATAGGTCCGAAACCATTCTATCTGAGTGCTGTAATGATGGTTCAGTCTACTTTGCACTGTGATGAACTTAATTGATGTAACGACCAAATACGAAACTCAAACACAACCAAAGTTCGCTCTCGGCTTTGTCACCTCTTATAAAGTACATCTAATATCGGAAGGTCAATTGCCATGGAAATATAGATTCGCCTGTTTGTGAAGTGTCTCACGGCCCGTAATTTCCTCATCAAAGATTTACAATAACTGATTCTTAACTAATCTAATGACAACAGTCACATTAAATATAAACGGCGAAGTTCGTAAACTGAAGATAGACGGAAGCACACCCCTTCTGTGGGTCCTCAGAGACGAACTGAAACTGACCGGCACAAAGTACGGTTGCGGGCGCGGACTCTGCGGAGCTTGTACGGTTCATATTAACGGCGAAGCCACTCGTTCTTGTGTCACAAGCGTTGAGAGTGTAAATGAGGAAGAGATAAAAACAATCGAAGGATTGCAAACTAAGAATGATCTTAATGCTGTACAAAAAGCGTGGATTGCAGAAGGTGTACCCCAGTGCGGGTACTGCCAGTCCGGTCAGATCATGGCGGCTACAGCTCTTCTTTCGCAAAGACCTGACCCGAATGATCAAGATATAGACAACGCCATGAAAAACAATATTTGCCGTTGTGGCACTTATACACGAATTCGCAAAGCGATACACCGGGCGGCAAAGG harbors:
- a CDS encoding CHAD domain-containing protein — translated: MQSRLNHHYSTQIEWFRTYFNHTVDRKGMEDIHQLRVFIKRIRTVLSLTQIVSDEVFNKKPHFQLFSPLFQIAGVLREIHMNEALLHEVGSDTIPHYRNFLDNSKGSATADLLAEMEEFDFSALEILNVPLLEKMNALPNQKVAELTVAYLTGKLDKVASLINMLNDNQKVHKIRIHLQNVRATLRLMHDLNPSAEIEKIQRDTTLLTDLIGRWHDIAVFLEALDKYAASSDGEKVEDLLENVIDQFSKEKESTRVEIGDS
- a CDS encoding (2Fe-2S)-binding protein, with amino-acid sequence MTTVTLNINGEVRKLKIDGSTPLLWVLRDELKLTGTKYGCGRGLCGACTVHINGEATRSCVTSVESVNEEEIKTIEGLQTKNDLNAVQKAWIAEGVPQCGYCQSGQIMAATALLSQRPDPNDQDIDNAMKNNICRCGTYTRIRKAIHRAAKDLNSG